The genomic DNA AAGCGGGTGGCAGGCCCAGTGTATGGATCAGGGGAACCCCAAGCGGAATCATAAGGGCAAATGTACCCCAGGAAGTTCCGGTGGTAAAAGCCATAATCGAAGACGCCAGAAACAGCATCGGCACAATCATTATCAGAGGCAGATTTTCACCGGCAATTCCGGCAACAAAAGCCCCGGTGCCAAGCACTTTAAGGCTGGAGCCAAGTGCAAGTGATAACAATACGATCGTGACCAGCTGTAAAAGCTCATTCATTCCCTTAAAACCGATTTCAACAAGCCTTATATGGGTAAAACGGCCGCTGCTTAGCATCATCACATAGGCGACGAGGCAGGAGAGGATAGTGGCATAGAGGATAGATTGGGATCCGTCACCGTTACGGATAACGCCATCACCGCTCCAATACATAAAAGCAAAAATAAGTCCGATTAGGGTCAGGAGCGGGACAACCATAAAGCTGGCACGACTTGCCGGGAATTCAGGGGTTGGATCCTCTTCGATAGCATGCTGGGTTCTTTCTTCCGCTTCCTTCATTGGCCCGACAAGCTTATCACTAAGGATTGTATAAAGGACAATCAGTAACGCAATCCAGGCATAAAAATTATAAAATATTGTCCCGACCAAAGTTGTTTCCGGATTTTCAAGGCCGTTTGCATTAAGATTGGCCAGGACAACCGCCCCCCAGCCATTCATCAGGATCAGCATACAGACCGGAGCGCTGGTACTGTCAATAATATAGGCCAGCCTTTCCCGGCTCATACCAAATTTGTCAAACAGGCCGCGCGAGACGATTCCGGCCGTAATCACACTCAGGTTGCTTTCAACAAAAAGCACGATACCGATAATAAATGACATCATACCGGCCTGGCGTTTTGTTTTGGTTATGCCTTTATTGATTAACAAATCTACCATAGCGGTCACCCCACCCGAATGACGCAAATAGGCAATCAGGCAACCGATAATCAGCGAAAACATCAGGACACGGGTGCTGTCAGGGCTGGAAAACACATTAACAATACGCTCAATTGTGGCAATTGGTGCCATTGCTATATTGACATCGGAAGCATCAATAATCAGCAGAAGTTCGGACGTAAAAATGGCGGCAAGCAAGGCTATGATTACCTCTTTTCGCCATAATACTATACTGATCGCCACGACTTGAGGTAAAATTGTCAACCAACCCATATTCCGCCCTTCACATTTACTTTGTAGTTTTGAGTTTTTTTGAAGTATGGTGATGATTGATTATAAAAGCAAGAATTCTTATGGGAGAGAATGAGTGAAAACCCTGATTATGATATTTCTGAGCCTGCTAATGGCTCAGACAACTTTTGCGCAAAATTATATTTTACTGAAAAATGCGAAAATTCTTGATGTTGCAGCAGGCAGGCTGATTGAGGGAAAAGCTGTACTTATAGAAAATAATAAAATTGCGGCAATTGATACGGAAGAAAAAATTCAGAGTTCGTACCAAATTCCTATGGAAAAGCTTAAAACCCTGGATCTTGCCGGACTTACCTTAATGCCGGGACTGATCGATGCCCACAGCCATATCCTGCTGCATCCTTATAATGAAACCAGCTGGAATGATCAGGTTCTTTGGGAAAGTCGTGCCGAAAGGGTGGCGCGCGCGGTTGGTCATATGAAAGCAACACTTGATGCCGGATTCACGTCCCTTAGGGATCTTGGGACCGAAGGGGCGGGATATGCTGACGTCGGAATTAAAAAAGCACTGGAAAAAGGGGTGATCATAGGCCCGCGTCTTATTGTTGCCGGTCGGGCCATTGTCGCAACGGGAAGCTATGGGCCGAAGGGTCTGGATCTTGAGCACACAATAACGCTCGGTGCGGAAGCCGCTGACGGACAGGATTTGATCCGCGTTGTAAGGGATCAGATTGGAAAGGGCGCAGATGTTGTCAAAATCTATGCCGACTATCGATGGGGGCCAAATGGGGTAGCCCGGCCAACTTTCAGTCTCGATGAATTTAAAATGGTTGTTGAAACGGCCGCAAGCAGCGGTCGTCGGGTTGTTGCCCATTCCGCAACGGATGAGGGGATGAGAAGAGCCATTCTGGCCGGGGTTCAATCCATTGAACATGGTGACGCGGGGACCCTTGATACATTTAAACTTATGAAAAAAAATAATGTTATTTTTTGCCCGACACTTGCCGTTACCGAAGCCAATGCCCAATATTCCGGCTGGAAAAAAGGCATTGATGAAATGCCCGTTGGCGTAAAACGCAAACATGCCGCCATGACGTCAGCCATGGAAGCGGGTGTTACCATTTGTAACGGCAGTGATGTCGGCCCCTATACGCACGGAGACAACTTACGCGAACTTAAACTGATGCATGAATATGGGTTGAGTATTTTAAAAACATTACAGGCGGCGACCATTGTTGATGCAGAACTGATGAATATGAAGGATAGTTTGGGTCAGGTAAAGTCCGGGTTTCTGGCGGATCTTATCGCTGTGGATGGTAATCCGCTTGAGGATCTGAACGCCATCAGCCGTTTAAGAATGGTGATGAAGGACGGTGTTATCTATAAAGAGCTATAGTTGTCTTTTTAACAAAATATTGATTGTAAGTAACGAAATTATACCTTATTTCCCTGAGTTCATTTAGGGTTACTAAGATCTATATGAATTGTTCAGAGAGAAGCAGATAAATGTCAGCACCATATGACCGGGCAGGGGAAAAAGGCGAATATATAGACAGTTATTATTCACGGACCCTTAATGTCAAAAAGGCATTCCCCGAACTGACCGATGAAATATCAACACCGGTTTGTATTCTTGGTGGCGGGATGGCCGGGGTGGCGACAGCACATGGGCTTGTGGACCGCGGTATCAAACCGGTGCTGATTGAAGCAAACAGGATTGCATGGGGTGCGTCTGGACGAAACGGTAGCTTTTGCA from Emcibacteraceae bacterium includes the following:
- a CDS encoding amidohydrolase family protein is translated as MKTLIMIFLSLLMAQTTFAQNYILLKNAKILDVAAGRLIEGKAVLIENNKIAAIDTEEKIQSSYQIPMEKLKTLDLAGLTLMPGLIDAHSHILLHPYNETSWNDQVLWESRAERVARAVGHMKATLDAGFTSLRDLGTEGAGYADVGIKKALEKGVIIGPRLIVAGRAIVATGSYGPKGLDLEHTITLGAEAADGQDLIRVVRDQIGKGADVVKIYADYRWGPNGVARPTFSLDEFKMVVETAASSGRRVVAHSATDEGMRRAILAGVQSIEHGDAGTLDTFKLMKKNNVIFCPTLAVTEANAQYSGWKKGIDEMPVGVKRKHAAMTSAMEAGVTICNGSDVGPYTHGDNLRELKLMHEYGLSILKTLQAATIVDAELMNMKDSLGQVKSGFLADLIAVDGNPLEDLNAISRLRMVMKDGVIYKEL
- a CDS encoding Na+/H+ antiporter NhaC family protein, with protein sequence MGWLTILPQVVAISIVLWRKEVIIALLAAIFTSELLLIIDASDVNIAMAPIATIERIVNVFSSPDSTRVLMFSLIIGCLIAYLRHSGGVTAMVDLLINKGITKTKRQAGMMSFIIGIVLFVESNLSVITAGIVSRGLFDKFGMSRERLAYIIDSTSAPVCMLILMNGWGAVVLANLNANGLENPETTLVGTIFYNFYAWIALLIVLYTILSDKLVGPMKEAEERTQHAIEEDPTPEFPASRASFMVVPLLTLIGLIFAFMYWSGDGVIRNGDGSQSILYATILSCLVAYVMMLSSGRFTHIRLVEIGFKGMNELLQLVTIVLLSLALGSSLKVLGTGAFVAGIAGENLPLIMIVPMLFLASSIMAFTTGTSWGTFALMIPLGVPLIHTLGLPPAFVISAILGGGVFGDHCSPISDTTMISSVAAGCTLLDHVRTQLPYAMLGGVLTFFVYIIVGVFVI